One part of the Spiroplasma turonicum genome encodes these proteins:
- a CDS encoding glycosyl hydrolase-related protein encodes MNEKNNKWIIHLVAHTHWDKEWYFTKQDSDILLNDNVNNLLNMLDNNEISNFTFDGQYSIIEDYIKYNPDNKTKIEKYVKDKKIIIGPWYTQPDFFNSGSESIIRNLLYGIKGCQSINSDYLKVAYVPDSFGHNNQMPQIYNSFGLNRFLYWRGISKKIIDNNGIINDWVGIDGSKILSYNLLFGYWPFGSYYPYLELNKSNINLKAKEFYENTKLMIDEIKNKSLGITNSILIPIGGDQAPILNYFNEFVNEINNLSNDQWIVSDYDTFFDNINISTNNLPMINEELRFPYLSRVHRTIGSQRQDIKYILKKLETELYLNLEPLMSYYFLIAKKYDKSFIDEIIKNILLSQAHDSLGGCNSDRTNSDIKNRIERSYDLVQSIETKILKIISKNVNLENESLLIFNTELFDTCHDYFVKIFTKHKYFNLEEKNGEIVNYSVIKSSYCESGMSVKPSINGEKVESLDGFYEHDILINDLKIDSLFFSVLNIVKKNEIYIDKYISNFKITLDKNMIVIKNNYNDDCYKIIFECTYDFGDSYDYSPKSFKTEEINTFLNSSIEHIIHNRLNISQITIDYLVPESEKKSKKILQKFFITIYEYENNKLTFNINTTNNSSELRWRFIILSPKELKSTFNDQCYSIIDRNHNEYLKTWEIDKWKEAPINIEPFEYICGVRNVFCIYSKFLNEYEMFDNNKFAITLYRSVSFLGKNDLLFRPGRSSGTSEYNLKTFDSRLINYNFDVSLTIDFNNNVNNLLESRHNIKNTLYYQNQNYNTLHKKFDRFLLKIPSIEIKSLGISLSNTDFIVKTFKKAEKTNDLIIRGFNPLDKDINLSLKNNNTNNNILFNVLDLNEDIKHINKNEILIKKNEIITISIKGDILDD; translated from the coding sequence ATGAACGAAAAAAATAATAAATGAATAATTCATCTTGTTGCACATACGCATTGAGATAAAGAGTGATACTTTACTAAACAAGATAGTGATATTCTATTAAATGATAATGTGAATAATCTTTTAAACATGTTAGACAATAATGAAATTAGTAATTTTACATTTGATGGTCAATATTCAATTATTGAAGATTATATTAAGTATAATCCAGATAATAAAACAAAAATAGAAAAATATGTAAAAGATAAAAAAATTATAATCGGTCCGTGATATACTCAACCTGACTTTTTTAATTCAGGTTCTGAATCAATTATAAGAAATTTACTATATGGAATCAAAGGCTGTCAGTCAATAAATTCAGATTATTTAAAAGTTGCATATGTACCTGATTCTTTTGGACATAATAATCAAATGCCTCAAATTTATAATAGCTTTGGATTAAATAGATTTTTATATTGAAGAGGTATATCAAAAAAAATTATTGATAATAATGGAATTATTAATGATTGAGTAGGTATTGATGGTAGCAAAATACTTTCATATAATTTATTATTTGGTTATTGACCATTTGGTTCTTATTATCCTTATTTAGAATTAAATAAAAGTAATATAAATTTAAAAGCTAAGGAATTTTATGAAAATACCAAGCTAATGATTGATGAAATTAAGAATAAATCATTGGGGATAACTAACAGCATACTGATACCTATAGGCGGTGATCAAGCGCCAATATTAAATTATTTTAATGAGTTTGTTAATGAAATAAATAATTTAAGCAATGATCAATGAATAGTAAGTGATTACGACACCTTTTTTGATAATATAAATATTTCAACTAATAATCTTCCAATGATAAATGAAGAATTAAGATTTCCTTATTTATCAAGAGTTCACAGAACAATAGGTTCTCAAAGACAAGATATAAAATATATTTTAAAAAAATTAGAAACAGAGTTATATCTTAATTTAGAACCATTAATGTCATATTATTTTTTAATTGCAAAAAAATATGATAAATCTTTCATTGATGAAATTATTAAAAATATTTTATTATCTCAAGCTCATGATAGTTTAGGAGGTTGCAATAGTGACCGAACAAATAGTGATATAAAAAACCGAATTGAAAGATCTTATGATTTAGTTCAATCTATTGAAACAAAAATATTAAAAATAATTTCTAAAAATGTTAATTTAGAAAATGAGAGCTTATTAATATTTAATACTGAATTATTTGATACTTGTCATGACTACTTTGTAAAAATATTCACAAAGCATAAATATTTTAATTTAGAAGAAAAAAATGGTGAAATAGTTAATTATTCGGTTATAAAAAGTAGCTATTGTGAAAGTGGTATGTCAGTAAAACCTTCAATTAATGGTGAAAAAGTTGAATCACTGGATGGATTTTACGAACATGATATATTAATAAACGATTTAAAAATTGATTCATTATTCTTTAGCGTATTAAATATAGTTAAAAAAAATGAAATTTATATAGATAAATATATATCTAACTTTAAAATAACTCTCGATAAAAATATGATTGTTATTAAAAATAATTATAATGATGACTGTTATAAAATAATTTTTGAATGTACCTATGATTTTGGTGATTCATACGATTATTCACCAAAATCATTCAAGACTGAGGAAATAAATACATTCTTAAATAGTTCAATTGAACATATAATTCATAATAGACTTAATATTTCACAAATAACAATAGATTACTTGGTACCTGAATCAGAAAAAAAATCAAAAAAAATATTACAAAAGTTTTTTATAACTATTTATGAATATGAAAATAATAAATTGACTTTTAACATTAACACAACTAATAATAGTTCAGAATTAAGATGGAGGTTTATAATTCTATCTCCAAAAGAATTAAAATCAACTTTCAATGACCAATGTTATAGTATTATTGATAGAAACCATAATGAATATTTAAAAACGTGAGAAATTGATAAATGAAAAGAAGCTCCAATTAACATAGAACCTTTTGAATATATTTGTGGAGTTAGAAATGTTTTTTGCATATATTCTAAATTTTTAAATGAATATGAAATGTTTGATAATAATAAATTTGCTATTACACTTTATAGATCTGTATCCTTTCTCGGAAAAAATGATTTACTCTTTAGACCTGGTAGATCAAGTGGTACCTCTGAATACAATCTAAAAACCTTTGATTCAAGGTTAATTAATTATAATTTTGATGTTTCATTAACAATTGACTTTAATAACAATGTTAATAATTTATTAGAATCAAGACATAATATAAAGAATACATTATATTATCAAAACCAAAATTACAATACGTTACATAAAAAATTTGATAGATTTTTATTAAAAATTCCAAGTATTGAAATTAAAAGTCTGGGTATAAGTTTATCAAATACAGATTTTATAGTTAAAACTTTTAAAAAAGCTGAAAAAACTAATGATTTAATAATAAGAGGATTTAATCCACTTGATAAAGATATTAATCTTTCACTTAAAAATAATAATACTAATAATAATATACTTTTTAATGTTCTTGATTTAAATGAGGACATAAAGCATATAAATAAAAATGAGATTTTGATTAAAAAAAATGAAATAATAACAATTTCTATAAAAGGAGATATTTTAGATGATTAG